GCGCCGCGCCGCCCGTGTTCGACGTGGTGAAAAACACCGGTTCGATGTGGGCGAAATCGCCCTCTTCCTGCATGCGTTGCATCAGGACCGAACCGACCATACCGCGCCAACCTACCAAGCCAACTAATTTCATTACCATTCCTCAAGATGAGACGGCGACTGCCGTCATTAGACTATTTTATCCCAGTGCTTTTACAACTGCATCACCCATCGCCTCGGTACCGACTAATGTCGTGCCCGCTTCATGGATATCGGCCGTGCGCAAGCCCAGCGCCAATACTTTCTTGACGGCAGCCTCGATGCGGTTTGCCTGCTCTTCGCGGTTCAGCGAATAGCGCAGCATCATGGCGGCCGACAAGATCGTCGCCAGCGGATTGGCGATGCCCTTGCCGGCGATATCGGGCGCCGAACCGTGCGATGGCTCGTACAAGCCCTTGTTGTTGGCGTCCAGCGAGGCCGACGGCAACATGCCGATCGAGCCCGTCAGCATGGCGGCCGCGTCCGACAAGATGTCGCCGAACATGTTGCCGGTCACCATGACGTCGAATTTCTTCGGCGCCCGCACCAGCTGCATGGCCGCGTTGTCGACATACATATGGTCGAGCGCCACGTCCGGGTATTCCTTGTGCACGTCGATGACGATGTCTTTCCAGAACTGGAAGGTTTCCAGCACGTTCGCCTTGTCCACGCTGGTGAGGCGCTTGTCGCGCTTTTGCGCCGCCTGGAAAGCGACGTGGGCGATGCGGCGGATTTCGCCTTCCGCATAGCGCATGGTGTCAAAACCTTCGCGCTGGCCCTTGAACGGGCCGTCCGGGCACTCGCGCACGCCGCGCGGCTGGCCGAAATAAATGTCGCCCGTCAATTCGCGGATGATCAAAATATCGAGGCCGGACACCACTTCCGGCTTCAGGGTCGAGGCGCCCGCCAGTTCCGGATACAGAATCGCGGGACGCAGGTTGGCGAACAGGCCCAGGTTCTTGCGCAAGCCCAGGATCGCCTGCTCGGGGCGGAACTGGCGTTCCAGATTGTCATATTTGTAGTCGCCGACGGCGCCGAACAGCACGGCATCGGCCGCTTTCGCCAGGGCAAGAGTACCTTCCGGCAGCGGGTGTCCATGGGCCGCATAGCCGGCGCCGCCCACGGGTGCCGTTTCCAGCTCGAACGATTCGCCCAGCACATGCAAGACCTTGACGGCTTGTGCGACGATTTCAGGACCGATCCCGTCGCCGGGTAAGATTGCAATTTTCATGGAATGATCTTTAGATAACGTTGGCCAGCCAGGGCTGATTGGTCAGATGCCGTTCTTCGAAGGCGCGGATATCGTCGGCGTGGCGCAGGGTCAGGCCGATATCGTCGAGGCCATTCATCAGGCAATATTTGCGGAAGGCGTCGATCTCGAACGGATACGAGACGGAACCATTGCTGGTGCGCACGCACTGCTGTTCCAGGTCCACCACCAGCTTGAAGCCGGGGAAGGCCTTGACTTCATTGAACAGGTGCTCGACCTGGCTTTCCGACAGCACGATGGGCAGCAAGCCGTTCTTGTAGCAATTATTAAAGAAGATGTCGGCGAACGAAGGCGCGATGATGGCGCGGAAGCCATATTGATCGAGCGCCCACGGCGCGTGTTCGCGCGAGGAGCCGCAGCCGAAGTTCTTGCGCGTGAGCAAGATCGACGCGCCCTGGTAGCGCGGCTCGTTGAGCACGAACTCGGGGTTCAGCGGGCGGCGGCTGTTGTCCTGGCCCGGTTCGCCATGGTCGAGATAGCGCCACTCGTCGAACAGGTTGGGGCCGAAACCGCTGCGGTGGATCGATTTCAGGAATTGCTTCGGGATAATCGCGTCGGTGTCGACGTTGGCGCGGTCCAGCGGGGCCACCAGGCCTTCGTAAATCGTAAATTTATCCATGCTGTTTCTACTCGGTAAGACGCGCGGCGCAGGGCGCCGGCACGTCACGGTTTATTTTCCGCCGGCGCCAGTGACGACCTGGCCGACTTTCTGCACATCGCGGCCGATGCCGGAGACGGTGTTGCAGCCAGACAGGATCACGGTGGCGATGAGGAGGGCGAAGAGTTTTTTCATGATGAGTTCTCGATAAGAAATATGGGACTGGAAACGCTAGTGTAAACCAGCGGCGCCAGTCCCTGCCGTCATCGCAATCCCCGCACGTCGACAAAGTGGCCGGCGATGCCCGCAGCGGCCGCCATCGCGGGCGACACCAGGTGGGTACGTCCGCCCTGCCCTTGCCGGCCTTCGAAGTTGCGGTTCGAGGTCGAGGCGCAGCGTTCGCCCGGCTCCAGGCGGTCCGCATTCATGGCCAGGCACATGGAGCAGCCTGGCTCGCGCCACTCGAAGCCGGCATCCTTGAAGATGCGGTCCAGGCCTTCGCGCTCGGCCTGATCTTTCACCAGGCCGGAACCGGGCACGACCAGCGCCAGGGTGACGTTCGAGGCGCGGTACTTGCCGCGCACCACGGCGGCGGCCGCACGCAAATCCTCGATGCGCGAATTGGTGCAGGAACCGATGAAGACCTTGTCGATACGCACGTCGGTGATCGGCGTGTTCGGTTTGAGGGCCATGTAGACCAGGGCTTTTTCGATGGCGTCGCGCTTGACGCTGTCTTTTTCATTGTCCGGGTCTGGCACGCGGCCATCGATGCCGATGACCATCTCGGGCGACGTGCCCCACGTCACTTGCGGTTGAATCTCTTGCGCATTGAGGGTGACGACGAGGTCGAAACGGGCGCCCGGGTCCGAATGCAGGGTACGCCAGTAGGTCACGGCCCGTTCCCAGTGCGGACCGGCCGGCGAAAACGGACGGCCCTTGACGTAATTGATCGTGGTGTCGTCGACGCCGATGATGCCGGCGCGCGCGCCCGCCTCGATGGCCATGTTGCACACCGTCATGCGCCCTTCCATCGACAGCGCGCGGATGGCCGCGCCGCCGAACTCGATACAGTAACCGGTCCCGCCTGCCGTGCCGATCTTGCCGATGATGGCCAGCACGATATCTTTCGCCGTCACGCCGGCCGGCAGGGCGCCGTCGACTTGCACCAGCATGGATTTGGATTTCTTTTGCAGCAAGGTTTGCGTGGCCAGCACGTGTTCCACTTCGGACGTGCCGATGCCGTGCGCCAGCGCGCCGAAGGCGCCATGGGTCGAGGTATGCGAGTCGCCGCAGACGACCGTCATGCCGGGCAGGGTCGCGCCCTGTTCGGGGCCGATCACGTGCACGATGCCCTGGCGCTTGTCGTTCATGTTGAAGTAGGTCAAGCCGTAGTGCTTGGCGTTCTTGTCCAGCGTTTCCACCTGCAGGCGCGAGACCGGATCGGCAATGCCGTCGATGCGGCTGGTGGTGGGCACGTTATGGTCGGCCACGGCCAGGTTGGCGGAAATGCGCCACGGCTGGCGGCCCGCCACGCTGAGACCATCGAAGGCTTGCGGGCTGGTGACTTCGTGCAGCAAGTGCCGGTCGATATACAAAATTGTCGTGCCATCATCTTCGGCCCGAACAACGTGGGATTCCCAGAGTTTGTCGTAAAGCGTCTTCATCATGATTTATGCAGCGTTGCCACAGCCTGTTTAAGTGATCTGTCGTACTGATCGAAGGGATCGGCAATGATTATGCCATATATTGTGCAATGCAGAAGCAAAAGCCGCCCCATCGTGGGATGGGCGATACAAAATTCGGCCTGCCTTGCGGATATGGTTAAAAAATTGCTGATACGAAAATCCGCCAAAATGCCGGCGGGGCGAATAAAAATCGAAAAAAATCAAAAAAAAGCCCGCTGCAGAGGTCTGCAGCGGGCTTGGTGTGCTTGCCGGTGTTTCTAGGCGGCCATGCGCACACTTCCCCTGCAACCATCCATCAGGAAAGATAGGCCCACGACCAGCACCAGCTCACCCTCGGCCGAGCGGGCGGTGCCGGTAATGCCTTCCACGGTGATGGCCGTCATCGGCTTGATCACCAGGTCGGCCGTACCATCGACGGCTGCCACGGCGAGAATGTACGGCTGTGGCGCAGCGACAACAATGCCCACGCGTTCGCTGCACGATTCGTACCCCAGCGCGCCGGCCAGCGAGCGCACGGGCAATGGACGGCCCTGGTCTTTCAGCACGGGCGCGCCGCCCACTTCCATGAAGGTTTCCGGCAATTCGACGACGCGCTGCACCACCGCCATCGGCAGCGCCAGCGCGGCGCCCGAGGTGGACACCAGCATGGTCGGCACGATGGACAGCTCGATCGGCAGGCGGATGGCAAACTTCGTGCCCTTGCCCAGCGTCGACTCGATGTGGATGGCGCCGCGGTTTTTCTCCACGGCCGTCTTCACCACGTCCATGCCCACGCCGCGTCCGGAGACGCTGGAAGCGACTTCCTTGGTCGAGAAGCCCGGCAGGAACACCAGCTGGAAGCATTCGTCGTTGCTCAATTGCGCGTTTTCGCTGATCAAGCCCTTTTGCTGGGCCTTGCTGCGCAGGAAGACCGGGTCCATGCCCTTGCCATCATCCTGCAGCACGATCATGACACTGTTGGCTTCCTGCCAGGCTTTCAGCGAAATATACGATTTGGCGGGCTTGCCGGCAGCCAGGCGCGCTTCCGGCGATTCGACGCCATGGTCGAGCGAATTGCGCAGCATGTGCACGAGCGGATCGTACAGGCTGTCGACCACCACGCGGTCGACTTCCGTCTCCGCGCCCTCGATGGTCAGCTCGACATCCTTGCCCAGGTCTTTTGCCAGCTCGCGCACCAGGCGCGGGAATTTCTGGAACAAACGGCCCACGGGCTGCATGCGCGTGGCCAGCGTGGCCCGCTGCAGTTCCGTCGAGTAGCGCGACGCGCGTTCCAGGGTTTCCGCCAGGGTCGCCATCAGGGTGGCGGCCTGGCCTTCGAATTTGAATTGCAGCAAGCGCTCGAGCAGCACGGCAGCCTGGTTGGCCGCCTGCACCGATTCTCCGGCCACTTCCAGCAGCGCGTCGAGCTTGACGGCGTCGACGCGGATACTGTCTTCCTTGACGGGCGCGGCATGGCGCACTTCCGGACGCTCTTCGCGGCGTTCCGCGCCATCCCAGGCCTTGCCGGCCGGCTTGGCAGCGGCGGCAGCGGCAGGCGCGGCGGCCACGCTGGCCACGGCGGCAGGCGCAGCAGCGACGGCGGAAGCCGGTGCGGCAGCGATCTGGCTACCGGCCGGCACGACGGCGTTATACATGCCTTCCCAGTCCAGGCCATCGGCACTGGCGGTAGCGGTGGACACGGCGGCAGCGGCTGGCGTGGCGACGGCAACTTCGGCAACGGGCGCGGCGGCTTGCGCCACCACGGCGGCGGCCGGCGCGTGGGCGTCCATGCCCTTGCCTTCGATGGCGTTCGTCAGGATGTGTTCCAGCTCTTCCGGCATGGCCGGCAAGCTTTCCGGCGCGGCACCGTTGGCCAGTTCCGTCAGCTGGTCGGCGACGAAACCGGACGCCTGCAGCGCTGCCTCGATGGCGATCGGGGTCACCGGCGCGGCGCCCGTGCGCAGCGCATCGAACAGGTTTTCCGTCAGATGGCAGGCCGCCACCAGTGCGGGCAGGCCCATGAAGCCGGCGCCACCCTTGATGGTGTGGAAGGAACGAAACACGGCATTCAGTGTTTCCTTGTTGTCAGGATCACGCTCGAGGCGCAATAAGTGCTCTTCAACATTAACCGCAAGATCCATCGCCTCAACGACGAAATCCTTGAGCATATCGTCCATTAGAATCCCAAATCCGCAAGAAGGTCGTCTACATTATCCTGGTCCAGTGCCACCGACGGCACGGACGGGCCCTGCATCAGCGGCACCGGCTTTTGCGCCAGTTTTTCGCGCACCTCGGCCGGCGCGTTGTCGCGCAGCAGCTGAGCCAATTCGTTTTCCACCGTCTTGGTGATGTTGACCACTTTTTTGATCAGCTGGCCCGTGATGTCCTGGAAGTCCTGCGCCATCATAATTTCCAGCAAGCGCGCTTTTTCCGCTTCCGTCGCCTCGGCAACGGCTTGCGCGAACTGGCGCGAATCGCCGGCCAGGGCCTTGAACTCTTCCAGGCTCAGCTTGCCATCGAACAGCGCCGTCCAGCGGCTGTCCATGTCCTTGGCTTTCTTCGACAGCACATCTTGCGCCGGCATGCCTTCGTCGAGCGTATTCAGGACCTTGTTGGCGGCCTGTTCCGTCAGGGTGGCGACATATTCCAGGCGGTCCTGCGCGTCGACGATCTGCGACGACGCTTCCGTCAACGCCTTGTCGTAGCCCAGTTCGCGCAGCGAATCGTGCAGCAGGCGCACGATGCCGCCCAGGCGTTCGAACATCGGCTTGTCGGACTGGTCGACAGGATCGGCCGCTTCGCCAGGCACGCCTGCGTCAGCCGCGGGCGGCGCTTCCGGCGCGGCGGCGACTGGCGCTTCCGCGGCCGCTGGCGGCACGGCGGCGCTGGCCGACACGGAGTCGAACAGCGCGTCAAAATCGTCGTCCGCGATCACGGCAGGAGCGG
Above is a genomic segment from Janthinobacterium sp. 64 containing:
- the leuB gene encoding 3-isopropylmalate dehydrogenase; its protein translation is MKIAILPGDGIGPEIVAQAVKVLHVLGESFELETAPVGGAGYAAHGHPLPEGTLALAKAADAVLFGAVGDYKYDNLERQFRPEQAILGLRKNLGLFANLRPAILYPELAGASTLKPEVVSGLDILIIRELTGDIYFGQPRGVRECPDGPFKGQREGFDTMRYAEGEIRRIAHVAFQAAQKRDKRLTSVDKANVLETFQFWKDIVIDVHKEYPDVALDHMYVDNAAMQLVRAPKKFDVMVTGNMFGDILSDAAAMLTGSIGMLPSASLDANNKGLYEPSHGSAPDIAGKGIANPLATILSAAMMLRYSLNREEQANRIEAAVKKVLALGLRTADIHEAGTTLVGTEAMGDAVVKALG
- the leuD gene encoding 3-isopropylmalate dehydratase small subunit translates to MDKFTIYEGLVAPLDRANVDTDAIIPKQFLKSIHRSGFGPNLFDEWRYLDHGEPGQDNSRRPLNPEFVLNEPRYQGASILLTRKNFGCGSSREHAPWALDQYGFRAIIAPSFADIFFNNCYKNGLLPIVLSESQVEHLFNEVKAFPGFKLVVDLEQQCVRTSNGSVSYPFEIDAFRKYCLMNGLDDIGLTLRHADDIRAFEERHLTNQPWLANVI
- a CDS encoding lipoprotein encodes the protein MKKLFALLIATVILSGCNTVSGIGRDVQKVGQVVTGAGGK
- the leuC gene encoding 3-isopropylmalate dehydratase large subunit: MMKTLYDKLWESHVVRAEDDGTTILYIDRHLLHEVTSPQAFDGLSVAGRQPWRISANLAVADHNVPTTSRIDGIADPVSRLQVETLDKNAKHYGLTYFNMNDKRQGIVHVIGPEQGATLPGMTVVCGDSHTSTHGAFGALAHGIGTSEVEHVLATQTLLQKKSKSMLVQVDGALPAGVTAKDIVLAIIGKIGTAGGTGYCIEFGGAAIRALSMEGRMTVCNMAIEAGARAGIIGVDDTTINYVKGRPFSPAGPHWERAVTYWRTLHSDPGARFDLVVTLNAQEIQPQVTWGTSPEMVIGIDGRVPDPDNEKDSVKRDAIEKALVYMALKPNTPITDVRIDKVFIGSCTNSRIEDLRAAAAVVRGKYRASNVTLALVVPGSGLVKDQAEREGLDRIFKDAGFEWREPGCSMCLAMNADRLEPGERCASTSNRNFEGRQGQGGRTHLVSPAMAAAAGIAGHFVDVRGLR
- a CDS encoding chemotaxis protein CheA, encoding MDDMLKDFVVEAMDLAVNVEEHLLRLERDPDNKETLNAVFRSFHTIKGGAGFMGLPALVAACHLTENLFDALRTGAAPVTPIAIEAALQASGFVADQLTELANGAAPESLPAMPEELEHILTNAIEGKGMDAHAPAAAVVAQAAAPVAEVAVATPAAAAVSTATASADGLDWEGMYNAVVPAGSQIAAAPASAVAAAPAAVASVAAAPAAAAAAKPAGKAWDGAERREERPEVRHAAPVKEDSIRVDAVKLDALLEVAGESVQAANQAAVLLERLLQFKFEGQAATLMATLAETLERASRYSTELQRATLATRMQPVGRLFQKFPRLVRELAKDLGKDVELTIEGAETEVDRVVVDSLYDPLVHMLRNSLDHGVESPEARLAAGKPAKSYISLKAWQEANSVMIVLQDDGKGMDPVFLRSKAQQKGLISENAQLSNDECFQLVFLPGFSTKEVASSVSGRGVGMDVVKTAVEKNRGAIHIESTLGKGTKFAIRLPIELSIVPTMLVSTSGAALALPMAVVQRVVELPETFMEVGGAPVLKDQGRPLPVRSLAGALGYESCSERVGIVVAAPQPYILAVAAVDGTADLVIKPMTAITVEGITGTARSAEGELVLVVGLSFLMDGCRGSVRMAA
- a CDS encoding protein phosphatase CheZ yields the protein MTNAADDFDALFDEVSAQSAAAATPAPAAAPAPAVIADDDFDALFDSVSASAAVPPAAAEAPVAAAPEAPPAADAGVPGEAADPVDQSDKPMFERLGGIVRLLHDSLRELGYDKALTEASSQIVDAQDRLEYVATLTEQAANKVLNTLDEGMPAQDVLSKKAKDMDSRWTALFDGKLSLEEFKALAGDSRQFAQAVAEATEAEKARLLEIMMAQDFQDITGQLIKKVVNITKTVENELAQLLRDNAPAEVREKLAQKPVPLMQGPSVPSVALDQDNVDDLLADLGF